AGCCGGTGCTGCTCCCCGGCAACTCGTACCCGCGGGGCCGGCGCCTGGTTCCCCGGGGTTCCGGTCTTCTCCTGCGTCGCCTGGTGGCGGCCGTCCAACCGGGAGCCGAAGTGCACGAGCGGGCCTTGGCGGTGGGTGTGGAAATCTCAGAAGGCCGAGTGGTGGGGGTGTGGGCCTGGCACCGCCCCCAGGGGGAGCTGCGGCTGCACCGCGGTCAGGCCGTGGTTTTGGCCTGCGGTGGGGTGGGGGCGCTGTTTGGCCCCTCCACGGTACCCCGGTGGTGCCGCGGCTCAGGCCTGGCCTTGGGCTTTTTGGCCCAGGCCTTGCTCCATAATCCGCACGTCACGCAAGCGTTGCCGGTGCTGGCCGTTCCTCCGGTGTACTTTCCCACCACTGCGGCGCTGCTTACCTCCCGCATTTGGGTGGGGGAGAAGCTCCTGCCGCAGCTTCCTGATCTGGAAAGCTTGAGCGTGCAGCTGGCCCACGAGCTTCGCCGGGGGCAAAAGGCCTGGCTGGAGCTGGACGCGGCCCACCAAAACCTGCTCCCCCGCTGGATTCGCGAAAGCCGGCCGCAAGAGGATGGGCACCGGCTGCCGTTGACGCTGGCAGTGCACCACGGTGTTGGGGGCGTGGCTGTTGACACCTGGGGCCGTACTTCGGTGCCGGGGCTTTACGCCTGCGGGGAGTCAGCCGGGGGGGTGCAGGGGGCACGGCGGCTCATGGGGACCGGCCTTTTGGAAGCCCGGGTCTTTGGGCTGCGGGCCGCCGAAGCGGTGTTTAAAGACCTGCTTAAGTCCCCCTTGAGCCCGCCGTCCCAAACAGCCAGCCGGTTCCTGCCGCTGCCCACCCAACCCTCGCAGGTGGAGGCTTTCCTGGATGGCCGCTTAGGCGCTTTGGCCGTGGTGCGGCCGCCGGAGGAGGTGACCCGCTGCTTGGAGGAGCTGGAGGCCTGGCCGTTCGCCTCCGAGGCGGAAAACGGCAGAGCCTGGCTTGCTGCGATCCGTTTGGCCGCAGCCCGCACGCTGCTTTCGGCTCAGCTTTCCGCGTTTGCCCGGGAGGGCGAGGAGGTGCCCCGTGAGCTGGCAGGGTAACCTGACGCAAGAACAACAGGTAGTGAGGGCGTTTCTTGCCATGCCGCCGTGCCCGGTAAAGGAGGCGCTGGGCCGCCTGGTTTTGCAGGTGGCTTTTCAGGTGGAAAACCTGCGCTGCGCCCAGGCACAAGCCGACGGACTCCCTTGCCAGGAGCTGGAGCCCGATTGCTCCGCCTGTCAAGGGCTGGAAGAGCGCCTGCGCCGGTGCCTTGAGGCTGAAGCTTTTAGCGCCTGACCTCTACTCCACGTCGAAGCGCACCCCCTGAGCCAGGGGCAGCTCGGTGGAGTAGTTGATGGTGCAGGTTTGCCGGCGCATGTAGGCCTTCCAGGCGTCAGAACCTGCCTCCCGTCCCCCGCCAGTTTCCTTTTCCCCACCAAAGGCGCCGCCGATTTCCGCACCGGAGGTGCCGATGTTCACGTTAGCGATCCCGCAATCGGAGCCTTCGGGGGAGAGGAACTTCTCGGCAGCCCGCAGGTTGTTGGTGAAGATCGCCGAAGAAAGCCCCTGCCGCACCGAGTTGTTGAGCTCGATGGCTTCCTCCAGCGTGTCCACCTGGTACACGTAGAGGATGGGGGCAAAGGTTTCCTCGCAGGCAATTTGCATCCCCTTGTGGGCCTTTACGATGGTGGGCTCCACGAAGTAACCCGGACCGGAAAGCCGGTGGCCACCGTACACAATCTCGCCGCCCTCTTCCTTGATCTTCTCCAACGCTGCCATCATGTCCGCCACCGCCGCTTCGTCCACCAGCGGGCCCACGTGGGTGGAGGGCTCCAGGGGGTTACCGATGCGCAAGCTCTTGTAGGCCTTGATAAGGCGCTCCAGCAAGCGGTCGTAGACGCCCTTTTGCACGATGAGCCGGCGCAGGGTGGTGCAGCGCTGGCCGGTGGTGCCCACGGCAGCAAAGAGAATGGCCCGCAGGGCCAGGTCCAAATCGGCATCCTCCAGCACGATGACCGCGTTGTTGCCGCCCAGCTCCAGGATGGTGCGCCCGAAGCGCCCCGCCACCGAAGTGGCGATCTTTCGCCCCTGGGCGGTGGAACCGGTGAAGGAAATCAAGGGCACGTGGGGGTCATCCACCAGCTTCTGGCCCACCTCCCGACCGGTGCCGATGACCAGGTTGAAGATGCCCTCCACACCGAACCGCTGGGCCACCCGGTTGCAGATGTGCTGCACGGCAATGGCGCAAAGGGGCACCTTGGAGGAGGGCTTCCAAATCACGGGATCGCCGCACACCACGGCAATGGCGGCGTTCCAGGACCAAACCGCCACCGGGAAGTTAAAGGCGGTGATGATCCCCACCGGACCCAGGGGGTGCCACTGCTCAAACATGCGATGGCGGGGCCGCTCGGAAGCCATGGTGAGGCCGTAAAGCTGGCGTGAAAGGCCCACGGCAAAGTCGCACATGTCAATCATCTCCTGCACTTCCCCGAGCCCTTCGCTGAGGATCTTGCCCATCTCCAGCGACACGAGGCGCCCCAGCTGCTCCTTGTGCGCCCGCAGCTCGTCGCCCAGGGCCCTGATGATCTCGCCCCGCTTGGGGGCCGGCATCATGCGCAGCTTCAAAAAGGCCTCTTGAGCCACGCGGGAAACCTGCTCGTAGGTGGCGGCGTCCGCCTGTTGCACCCGGGCTATAGGTTCTCCGGTGGTGGGGTTCACCGAAACCAGCTCCCCGCCTTTACCGGAGAGCCATCCGGCGGCGTACGCTCCGGGGTTGACCTCAGAAATACCAAGGGATTCCAGGATTTGCCGTGCCTCGTTCATCGCGCTCCTCCCGCGCCGGCTTGTACCGGCGGCTCACAAGCGAAAAGTGTAACCCGAAAGCGTGCCGGTGGCGACCCCTGGCCGTACCCGATTCGGCAAGCAGCGGGCCTGTTACTGACAAGCGTCCGGGCTCTGCTCGCCGAACGGTAAGCCGGTGAGCACGTCCAGATCCTGCGGCTGAAAGCGGAGGAAACGCCGGAGGTTCAAGGATTCCTCCCGGGGCATGGCTGCAAAGGTACCGGAAGCGGTGACCAAAAGGGCGTTTTCTGCAGAAACGAGCTCGCCTCTGGCGCGCAGGTAGGGACCCCGGGCTTCTTCCACCCAGGCCTTTACGGTCAGGGCCTGATCCGGTGGGACAGCGGCCTTGAGTTTGAGCTTCAGCTCGCCGGTGGTGCAGAAGCTTCTGGCGCGAAAGGCGCAGGCCCAGGCCATGGCCTCATCCAGCACCATAGCCACGACGCCGCCGTGCACCCGCCCGGCGTAGCCCAGCTGCCCGGCCTGAAAGCGCACGGAACCAAAAACAGTGCCGGTGGCCTCGTCAAGGGCAAAGCGCAAGCCCAAGGCTTTCGGATTGGTGTTGGGATCCCCGCACACGGGACACCAGGGCTGGTAGGGGAGAGAACGCATCATGGAGGCGTAGAATAGCGTTGTGATGGAAAAACTGCACCCCTTTCTGGTCCCGGGGTCCTGGCTTTTGCAGGGACAGTACTTCCCCGCGCAGGGGCCCACCCAAAACGTGTTGGGAACCACCGAGGTCAAGGCCCACGAGGAGTTCCCGGAAACCCTGCGGGTCGTGGGGGAGGTGCGGGATGCCGAAGACACCACCTCCCGGCCGGTGGCCACCGAATTCACCCTGGACCTGGTGGCCCCAGGGCTCATCCGCTTTCACATGAACTCCATCCCTTTGGGCACGGTGTTGCTGGGAACGGGAGCGTGGAACCGCGAGCTCCTGCAGTTTCACTACGGCTCACCCGAAAGGCGAATCTTAGGCGTGGAAAGCTACGCGGTTTCCGGTTCTGACGTCCTCCTCACCTCTGGAGTGATGTTTGCCGATGGGGTAGCGGTGACCTGGTGGCTGGCCCGGTTGGAGCGGGTGCGGTAGCGACGGGTGACCCCCAAGCTGCAGCAAGTTGACATAATCTTTTCGCACTTTAAGGCAAGCGCTTGCAAATATGAATTTTGATCTTGATTCCGCCATTTCCGCCCGGTACTAGAATGGCGCCATGCCGGAGCCGTTCGTTCACCTTCACCTTCACTCCCACTACTCGCTGCTGGACGCCACCATCCGCCTGGAGGAGCTGGTCAAGCAGGTGGGCCAGCTGGGGATGGAGGCGGTGGCCCTCACCGACCACGGGAACCTCTTCGGGGCTTTTGAGTTTGTGACCACCGCTCGCAAGCACGGCATTCACCCGGTGGTGGGATGTGAGCTCTACGTGGCCCCTAAAAGCCGCTTTGATCGGCAGGGAAACCCCTTCGGTCGCCACAAGCCCTACCACCACCTCACGGTGCTGGTGGAAAACGAAACCGGCTGGTACAACCTCATGCAGCTTTCCACGCTTTCCTATCTGGAAGGGTTTTACCACCGGCCACGGGTGGACAAGGAGCTTCTGGCCCAGTACTCCCAAGGCCTCATTGCCCTTTCCGGGTGCCTGGCGGGAGAAGTGCCGCAGGCGCTTTTGGCCGGTGATCGGGAGCGGGCCGAGCGGGTGGTGGCCGAGTTCCGGGAGATCTTCGGAGCGCAAAACTACTTCCTGGAAGTGCAGGACCACGGGCTTCCCGAGGAAGCGGTGGTGCGCGAAGCCATTCAGGAGCTAAGCCGTCGCACCGGCGTTCCGCTGGTGGTCACCAACGATTGCCACTTCCACCGGCGGGAAGACGTCGACGCCCATCGCGTGCTCATCGGCATTGGGCAAAACAAGACCCTCCAGCAGCTGGCTTCAGACTACGCCTACAACGACGAGTTTTACGTGAAATCCCCCCAGGAAATGGCCGAGCTTTTCCGGGATATCCCCGAAGCGGTCGCCCGTACCGCCGAAATCGCCAAGCGCTGCCGCTTTTCCTTTGCCGATCATAAGCTGCTGTTGCCGCGCTATCCCAAGCTGCCCGAGGAAACAAGCGCGGAGCAGTACCTCAACCAGCTGGCACGCTCAGGCCTGGCCAAGCGCCTGGCTCAACCGCAACCCCGCCGGCATTCGGATAAGGAGTACTGGCAGCGGCTGGAGTACGAGCTCAAGGTCATTCACGATGTGGGCTTCGAGGGGTACTTCCTCATCGTTTGGGACTTTGTGGATTTTGCCCGGACGGCCGGAATCCCGGTGGGGCCGGGTAGGGGAAGCGCCGCCGGCTCCCTGGTGTCCTACGCCTTGGAAATCACCGACATTGACCCGCTGCAGTACGACCTGCTTTTTGAGCGCTTCCTCAACCCCGACCGCATCAGCATGCCCGATATTGACATTGACTTTTGCAAGCGGCGACGAGAGGACGTCATTCAACACGTGCGGCAGCTTTACGGCGAGGAAAGCGTCTGCCAAATCGCCACCTTCAACGTCCTGCAAGCCCGCTCGGTGATCCGCGATGTGGGGCGGGTCATGGGCATGACCTTTGGGGAAACCGATCGCATTGCCCGTTTGGTCCCGGAAACCCTGGGCGTCACCCTGGAGCAGGCGCTGCACGACTCACCGGCGCTGGCGGAGCTGGCGGAACGCGACCCGCGGGTGGGGCAGCTCCTGGCCATTGGCCAGCGTTTGGAGGGCCTGGCGCGCCACTGCGGCATGCACGCCGCCGGGGTGGTCATTGCCCCCAAACCGGTACGTGAGATCGTGCCGCTTTACCGCACAAGCCGCGATGAAATCGTCACCCAGTTTGACAAGGACGTCATCGAAAAGCTGGGGCTTTTGAAGATGGACCTCCTGGGGCTCAAGACCCTCACCATCATGGACGATGCCCTGAAGAGCATCGAGCTTTCCGGGGAAAAGGTTCCGGATTTGCGCAACTTGAGCCTGGACGACCCCAGGGTCTTTGAGCTTTTTGCCAGCGGCGACACCGACGGCATCTTCCAGTTTGAATCCTCGGGCATGCGCCAGCTGCTGGTGACCACCAAACCCAACCGCTTTGAGGACCTGGCAGCCCTTAACGCCCTCTACCGCCCGGGACCCATGAGCTGGATCAACGACTACGCCAGCCGCAAGGCCGGCCGCACCCCCATCGTGTACATCTTCCCCGAGCTGGAGAAGATCCTGGCCGAAACCTACGGCGTCATCGTTTACCAGGAACAGGTCATGCGCATTGCCGTGGAGCTGGCGGGGTTCACCATGGCCGCCGCCGACACCCTGCGCAAGGCCATGGGCAAAAAGATCAAAGAGCTCATTGACCAGCAGGGCGAAGCCTTCGTGGCGGGAGCGGTGGCCAAGGGCTACGATCGGGCCAAGGTGCAGGCCCTTTGGGAGCAAATCGTGCCCTTTGCCCAGTACGGCTTCAACAAGTCCCACTCCGTGGCCTACGCTTTTGTGGCCTACCAAACCGCTTACCTCAAGGTTTACTACCCGCTGCACTTTTGGGCCGCCACCCTGTCCAGCGAGGTGGACGACACCGACCAATTGGCCTTTTACGTGAACTCCCTCAAGGCCAAGGGCATCCCGATCCTGCCTCCGGATGTGAACAGCTCCCGGGACACCTTTACGGTGGAGGGCAACGCCATCCGCGTGGGCCTGGCAGCGGTGAAGGGGCTGGGGGAGACGGCG
This sequence is a window from Thermoanaerobaculum aquaticum. Protein-coding genes within it:
- a CDS encoding FAD-dependent oxidoreductase, translated to MERQQRVVIVGSGLAGLSCAQALLVKGLAVTILTPGYLGRDGASQRVRALAPWILLNAPCQRGDSPDRFFADLKRAGQGMQRPGLAEVFAEKAPQAAKELVELLDLEPLDDKPVLLPGNSYPRGRRLVPRGSGLLLRRLVAAVQPGAEVHERALAVGVEISEGRVVGVWAWHRPQGELRLHRGQAVVLACGGVGALFGPSTVPRWCRGSGLALGFLAQALLHNPHVTQALPVLAVPPVYFPTTAALLTSRIWVGEKLLPQLPDLESLSVQLAHELRRGQKAWLELDAAHQNLLPRWIRESRPQEDGHRLPLTLAVHHGVGGVAVDTWGRTSVPGLYACGESAGGVQGARRLMGTGLLEARVFGLRAAEAVFKDLLKSPLSPPSQTASRFLPLPTQPSQVEAFLDGRLGALAVVRPPEEVTRCLEELEAWPFASEAENGRAWLAAIRLAAARTLLSAQLSAFAREGEEVPRELAG
- the amaB gene encoding L-piperidine-6-carboxylate dehydrogenase, with product MNEARQILESLGISEVNPGAYAAGWLSGKGGELVSVNPTTGEPIARVQQADAATYEQVSRVAQEAFLKLRMMPAPKRGEIIRALGDELRAHKEQLGRLVSLEMGKILSEGLGEVQEMIDMCDFAVGLSRQLYGLTMASERPRHRMFEQWHPLGPVGIITAFNFPVAVWSWNAAIAVVCGDPVIWKPSSKVPLCAIAVQHICNRVAQRFGVEGIFNLVIGTGREVGQKLVDDPHVPLISFTGSTAQGRKIATSVAGRFGRTILELGGNNAVIVLEDADLDLALRAILFAAVGTTGQRCTTLRRLIVQKGVYDRLLERLIKAYKSLRIGNPLEPSTHVGPLVDEAAVADMMAALEKIKEEGGEIVYGGHRLSGPGYFVEPTIVKAHKGMQIACEETFAPILYVYQVDTLEEAIELNNSVRQGLSSAIFTNNLRAAEKFLSPEGSDCGIANVNIGTSGAEIGGAFGGEKETGGGREAGSDAWKAYMRRQTCTINYSTELPLAQGVRFDVE
- a CDS encoding PaaI family thioesterase, producing MMRSLPYQPWCPVCGDPNTNPKALGLRFALDEATGTVFGSVRFQAGQLGYAGRVHGGVVAMVLDEAMAWACAFRARSFCTTGELKLKLKAAVPPDQALTVKAWVEEARGPYLRARGELVSAENALLVTASGTFAAMPREESLNLRRFLRFQPQDLDVLTGLPFGEQSPDACQ
- the dnaE gene encoding DNA polymerase III subunit alpha, with the protein product MPEPFVHLHLHSHYSLLDATIRLEELVKQVGQLGMEAVALTDHGNLFGAFEFVTTARKHGIHPVVGCELYVAPKSRFDRQGNPFGRHKPYHHLTVLVENETGWYNLMQLSTLSYLEGFYHRPRVDKELLAQYSQGLIALSGCLAGEVPQALLAGDRERAERVVAEFREIFGAQNYFLEVQDHGLPEEAVVREAIQELSRRTGVPLVVTNDCHFHRREDVDAHRVLIGIGQNKTLQQLASDYAYNDEFYVKSPQEMAELFRDIPEAVARTAEIAKRCRFSFADHKLLLPRYPKLPEETSAEQYLNQLARSGLAKRLAQPQPRRHSDKEYWQRLEYELKVIHDVGFEGYFLIVWDFVDFARTAGIPVGPGRGSAAGSLVSYALEITDIDPLQYDLLFERFLNPDRISMPDIDIDFCKRRREDVIQHVRQLYGEESVCQIATFNVLQARSVIRDVGRVMGMTFGETDRIARLVPETLGVTLEQALHDSPALAELAERDPRVGQLLAIGQRLEGLARHCGMHAAGVVIAPKPVREIVPLYRTSRDEIVTQFDKDVIEKLGLLKMDLLGLKTLTIMDDALKSIELSGEKVPDLRNLSLDDPRVFELFASGDTDGIFQFESSGMRQLLVTTKPNRFEDLAALNALYRPGPMSWINDYASRKAGRTPIVYIFPELEKILAETYGVIVYQEQVMRIAVELAGFTMAAADTLRKAMGKKIKELIDQQGEAFVAGAVAKGYDRAKVQALWEQIVPFAQYGFNKSHSVAYAFVAYQTAYLKVYYPLHFWAATLSSEVDDTDQLAFYVNSLKAKGIPILPPDVNSSRDTFTVEGNAIRVGLAAVKGLGETAAKAILAARQQHGRFTSVVGFLRALPERVANKRVLESLIRSGSLDSLYPHRGVLLDKLDWLLERANHQRQSLAAGQGFLFGLESEEGDGLPAPESVAPMPSQELLAGERETLGFYLSGHPLDRYQNVLQVLGIMPLSQLEKAWEEGEREVTVAGLVSGMAQHKTREKNGQGGRPMASFLLEDQTAAVRAVAFPDAFARLQSLLENGKALRVVGTLAKSSRDDKVELRVEDASPLEGIELRKARAVRLTIPLSRFESKERLEELMDALSECEGNLPVRLRLVGESFRAEVLPARVLGVDPEKLQKRLLALLGPGHVEYLYNG